The Luteibacter flocculans genomic interval GCCAGTCGCGTGGATGCGATCACCTTCGATTTCGAGAACGTCCCGGCCACGACGGCGGAGCGCCTTGCGGACCAGGTAGAGGTCCATCCCAATCCTCGCGCGCTGGCCGTGGCTCAGGACCGCATGGCCGAGAAGACGCTGTTCCGCGAGACGGGCTTGAACACGCCGGAGTTCGCCGCGGTCGATACGCAGGCCGATCTCGTGGCCGCCGTCGAGCGCATCGGTCTTCCCGCCATTCTCAAGACGCGTCGGCTGGGTTACGACGGCAAGGGTCAGTTTCGACTCAAGGTGCCGGCGGATATCGACGCCGCCTGGTCCGCTCTAGGCGAGGCAGCGGCCGAGCATGGGCTGATCCTCGAGGCTTTCGTTCCGTTCGATCGCGAGCTGTCGGTCGTGGCCGTGCGTGCGCGCGACGGCGAGTTCCGTACCTGGCCGTTGACCCGCAACTGGCATGTGGACGGCGTGCTCTCGCTGAGCCTCGCGCCTGCGCCCGATACGTCGGACGAGCTGGAACAGGCCGCGGTCGCGCAGGCCAAGGCGATTGCGGAGCGGCTCGATTATGTCGGCGTGTTCGCGCTCGAGCTGTTCGTCCGAGGCGGAGAGCTGCTCGGTAACGAAATGGCGCCGCGCGTGCACAACTCCGGTCACTGGACCATCGAAGGCGCGCACACCAGCCAGTTCGAAAACCACATTCGTGCGGTGCTGGGTCTGCCGCTGGGCGATACCGGTGTCCGTGGCGCCAGCGCGATGCTCAACTGGATTGGCGACATGCCCGAGGCGACGCCCGTGCTTGCGGTGGCCGACGGCCATTGGCACGACTACGGAAAGGATGCGCGCCCGGGTCGCAAGGTGGGCCATGCCACGATCTGCGCCAGCGATGCGGGCAGCCTGCGTGCGAAGCTGGTGGAGGTGGGTGCGGCGCTGAATCGCGAGGCGCAGGTAGCGCCGGCGATCGAGGTGCTTGGCTAATCACGTGCCAGCTCGATCAGGCGCCGGGCTCAGCCGGCGCCTGATCGAAGACGACCTCAGGCCATGTTCTTGGCAGCGAAGTCCCAATTCACCACGCTCCAGAAGGCTTCGAGATACTTCGGGCGCGCGTTGCGGTAATCGATGTAATAGGCGTGTTCCCACACGTCGGCCGTGAACAGCGGCTTGTCGCTGCCGGTGATCGGCGTGGCCGCGTTGGAGGTATTCACGATCGCCAGCGAGCCATCCGGACGCTGCACCAGCCAGGTCCAGCCCGAGCCGAAGTTGCCGGCGGCCTGCTTGCTGAACTCTTCCTTGAACTTGTCGACCGAGCCGAAGGCCTTGGTCAGGGCGTCTGCCAGCTTGGCCGGCGGCTCGGCAGCCTGCGTCGCCGGGCGCATCGAGTGCCAGTAGAACGTGTGGTTCCAGATCTGCGCGGCATTGTTGAAGATGCCGCCGGACGAGGTCTTGACGATCTCTTCCAGGCTCTTGCCCTCGAACTCCGTGCCCTTGATCAGGTTGTTGAGGTTCGTGACGTAGGTCTGGTGATGCTTGCCGTAGTGAAACTCGAGGGTCTCGGCGGAGATGGCCGGCTCCAGCGCATTCTTTTCATAGGGGAGCGGGGGAAGTTCGAACGCCATTGCGGGACTCCTTAGCGGTTGGCTGGGGGGAAAGGGTGCGGGCAGGAGGCGCGAGGCCCGGCGCTGCTACACTATGCAATCACTCGCATTCTAATGATGAAACCCGAGCTATGGACGTCGCAGACGAGATCAAGGCCATCGTTCAGGCCCACCCGATCGTGCTTTTCATGAAAGGCACACCGGAATATCCCACCTGCGGATTCTCCGATCGCGCGGCGAAGGCCTTGGAGGCGGCGGGTGCCGTGTTCCATTCGGTGAACGTGCTGGCGGATCCTCGGATTCGCGCGGGGCTGCCGCAGCTGTCGAACTGGCCGACGTTCCCGCAGTTGTTCCTGCTGGGCGAGTTCATCGGCGGATGCGACATCGTTGAGGATCTGCATGCGGCGGGCGAGCTGGAGCGCATGGCGGCCGACGTCGCGGGGGCGAATACGTGAGCAGCCTGCCGTCGGCGCACCTGCCGTCCGGCTGGGCGCCGGTCCCGGGCAGTCTCGCGGGGCGCGTGGTCATCGTCACCGGTGCCACCGGTGGCTTGGGCGGCGAGACGGCTAAAGCGGCGGTGCTCGCCGGTGCCACGGTCGTCATCACTGGCCGCAAGGTGCGTGCGCTGGAAAAACGCTACGACGAACTCGTGGCGCTGGGTGGCAGCGAGCCTGTGATCCACCCGCTCGATCTCGAAAGCGCCACGCCCGCCGACTACGCCGCGCTGGCCGAAGGCATCGAGAATGAATTCGGTCGGCTGGACGGCATCGTGCATGCGGCCGCCCATTTCAACGAACTCACGCCGATCGCCATGCACAAGCCGGACGACTGGCTGCGTGCCATGCAAGTCAACGTATCGGCGCCGTTCGCGCTGACCCAGGCGTGCATGCCGCTGCTGACGAAAGCCGACGACAGCGCGGTGATCTTCGTGCTCGACGACCCGGAGCTGCTTTCTCGCGCGCACTGGGGCGGCTACGGCGTATCCAAAGCGGCCGTGGAACGCATGGCCGCCGTGCTGCATGCGGAGAACGGCCGCAACGCCATGCGTGTGCATGCCGTGCTGCCGGCGCCGATGCGTACGGCACTGCGTCGTGCCGCCTACTACGGCGAGAACACGCTGGAACGGCCGCTACCCACGGCCTCGGCGGATGCCATCGTTTATCTGCTTTCCCGTGCCGGTGCGGAAGCGCGCGGTACCGTGCTCGACCTTCGCCACACCCACTGACCCACGTCGCCTGCATGATGCGGGCAAACCACGCTTAGAAGGAGCTCTTCTCCATGGAAACGCAGATGACGACGTTATCCGCGGGCATCCTGCTGTTCCTGATCATGGACCCGCTGGGCAACATTCCGTTGTTCCTCGCCCTGTTGAAGGACGTGCCGCCGCAGCGCCGCCGCAAGGTCATGATTCGCGAGCTGCTGATCGCGCTGGCGGTGCTGGTCGCGTTCCTGCTCGGCGGGCAGTACATCCTGAAGGTGCTGCAGCTGCGCCAGGAGTCGGTGAGCATTGCCGGCGGTATCGTCCTGTTCCTGATCGGCATTCGCATGGTCTTCCCTCCGGTGGAGGGCGGCGTCTTCGGCAAGCCCGGTGAGGGCGAGCCG includes:
- a CDS encoding 5-(carboxyamino)imidazole ribonucleotide synthase; the protein is MNRTLPTVGILGGGQLARMLALAAAPLGIRTLALDPAADACAGQVAELIAAGWNDEAALAALASRVDAITFDFENVPATTAERLADQVEVHPNPRALAVAQDRMAEKTLFRETGLNTPEFAAVDTQADLVAAVERIGLPAILKTRRLGYDGKGQFRLKVPADIDAAWSALGEAAAEHGLILEAFVPFDRELSVVAVRARDGEFRTWPLTRNWHVDGVLSLSLAPAPDTSDELEQAAVAQAKAIAERLDYVGVFALELFVRGGELLGNEMAPRVHNSGHWTIEGAHTSQFENHIRAVLGLPLGDTGVRGASAMLNWIGDMPEATPVLAVADGHWHDYGKDARPGRKVGHATICASDAGSLRAKLVEVGAALNREAQVAPAIEVLG
- a CDS encoding superoxide dismutase, with the translated sequence MAFELPPLPYEKNALEPAISAETLEFHYGKHHQTYVTNLNNLIKGTEFEGKSLEEIVKTSSGGIFNNAAQIWNHTFYWHSMRPATQAAEPPAKLADALTKAFGSVDKFKEEFSKQAAGNFGSGWTWLVQRPDGSLAIVNTSNAATPITGSDKPLFTADVWEHAYYIDYRNARPKYLEAFWSVVNWDFAAKNMA
- the grxD gene encoding Grx4 family monothiol glutaredoxin, whose amino-acid sequence is MDVADEIKAIVQAHPIVLFMKGTPEYPTCGFSDRAAKALEAAGAVFHSVNVLADPRIRAGLPQLSNWPTFPQLFLLGEFIGGCDIVEDLHAAGELERMAADVAGANT
- a CDS encoding SDR family NAD(P)-dependent oxidoreductase, translating into MSSLPSAHLPSGWAPVPGSLAGRVVIVTGATGGLGGETAKAAVLAGATVVITGRKVRALEKRYDELVALGGSEPVIHPLDLESATPADYAALAEGIENEFGRLDGIVHAAAHFNELTPIAMHKPDDWLRAMQVNVSAPFALTQACMPLLTKADDSAVIFVLDDPELLSRAHWGGYGVSKAAVERMAAVLHAENGRNAMRVHAVLPAPMRTALRRAAYYGENTLERPLPTASADAIVYLLSRAGAEARGTVLDLRHTH
- a CDS encoding YhgN family NAAT transporter codes for the protein METQMTTLSAGILLFLIMDPLGNIPLFLALLKDVPPQRRRKVMIRELLIALAVLVAFLLGGQYILKVLQLRQESVSIAGGIVLFLIGIRMVFPPVEGGVFGKPGEGEPFIVPMAIPGVAGPSAMAALLLLTNSQPGRTAEWGIALFLAWLATAIILLSSTFLFRWLGESVLTAMERLMGMLLIALSVQMFLSGLSAYLHIAT